The DNA segment GCGGGCGGTACGCACGTAGTCTTCGCGCAGCACTTCGAGCATGGCCGAGCGGGTCATGCGGGCGATCACCGCCAGCGGGATGGTGCCCAGCACGATGGCCGGCAAGATCAGGTGGCGCAAGGCATCGACGAAGGCGCCTTCCTCTTCGCTGAGCAGGGTGTCGATGAGCATGAAGCCGGTCTTCGGTTCGATGTCATAGAGCAGGTCGATCCGCCCGGACACCGGCGTCCAGCCGAGGCCCACGGAGAAGAACATGATCAGCAGCAGGCCCCACCAGAAGATCGGCATGGAGTAGCCCGCCAGGGAGATGCCCATCACCCCGTGGTCGAACAGGGAGCCTCGCTTGAGGGCGGCGATCACGCCCGCCAGCACGCCCAGGGTGCCGGCGAAGATCAGCGCGGCGATGGCCAACTCCAGGGTGGCAGGGAACAGGGTGAGGAATTCGTGCCAGACGCCTTCGCGGGTTCGCAGCGATTCGCCCAGGTCGCCCTGTGCCAGCTTGCCGATGTAGTCCAGGTACTGTTCCGGCAACGGTTTGTTGAGACCGAGGCGTTCCATGGCCTGGGCGTGCATTTCCGGGTCGACCCGGCGTTCACCCATCATCACTTCCACTGGGTCACCGGGAATCAGGCGGATCAGGGCGAAGGTGAGCAGGGTGACGCCGAAGAAGGTGGGGATCAGAAGCCCCAGTCGGCGTGCGATGAAACTCAGCATTTGGGCGAATCACTCCTCATCTTTTGTTTTGCCGGTCAGCGCACTGACCGTTCCCAGCAGTTTAGGCTGCGTGGGTAAAGGCGCCGGCCCGAGGGGGCCGGTTGCCTTGCGTTTTTTGTGGCAGGTGAGATTGGCCTCGTCCGATCTAAGTGTCGGATTGAGGATGCGAAGAAGGCCGGTTGCCCGGCCTTGCTCACTCAGCGCCCGTTGGAGACGCCGTAGAAGCTGTTACGTCCGAAGGGGCTGATCAGGAAGTCCTTCACGCTGGCACGCATCGGCTGGTAGACGGTGGAGTGGGCGATCGGGGTGATCGGCACCTGCTGCTGCAGGACGTGCTGGGCCTGCTTGTACAGCTCGGTGCGTTTCTCGACGTCGCTGGTGGCCTTGGCAGCCTTCACCAGTTTGTCGTAGCCGGCGTCGCACCATTTGGAGAAGTTGTTGCCATCCACCGAATCGCAGCCGTAGAGCGTGCCCAGCCAGTTGTCCGGGTCACCGTTGTCGCCGGTCCAGCCGATCAGCATGGCGTCGTGCTCGCCGGCATGGGCGCGCTTGATGTACTCGCCCCATTCGTAGCTGACGATGCGCGCCTTGATGCCGACTTTGGCCCAGTCGGCTTGGAGCATTTCGGCCATCAGCTTGGCGTTGGGGTTGTACGGACGCTGCACCGGCATGGCCCAGAGGGTGATCTCGGTGCCTTCCTTCACGCCGGCGGCCTTGAGCAGTTCCCGGGCCTTTTCCGGGTTGAAGTCGCGGTCCTTGATGGTTTCGTCGTAGGACCACTGGGTCGGCGGCATGCCGTTGACGGCGAGCTGGCCGGCGCCCTGGTAGACGGCGTCGATGATGGCCTGCTTGTTCACCGCCATATCCAGCGCCTGGCGCACTTCGAGCTTGTCGAAGGGGGTACGGGTGACGTTGTAGGCGATGTAGCCGAGGTTGAAGCCCGGCTCGCTCGGCACCTGCAGGTTCGGGTCCTTCTTCAGGGCCTCGATGTCGGCCGGGCGCGGGTTGAGGGTGACCTGGCATTCGCCGGCCTTGAGCTTCTGGGTGCGGACCGAGGCGTCGGTGTTGATGGCGAAGATCAGGTTGTCGATCTTCACGTCCTCGGGCTTCCAGTAGTCCTTGTTGCCGGTGAAGCGGATCTGCGCGTCCTTCTGGTAGCGCTTGAGCATGAAGGGGCCGGTGCCGATGGGCTTCTGGTTGATGTCGGCGGCCTTGCCGGCCTTCAGCAACTGATCGGCGTACTCGGCGGACTGGACCGCAGCGAAGTTCATCGCCAGGTTCTGGATGAACGCGGCATCCACCTCGTTCAGGGTGAAGGCCACGGTCATGTCGTCGACCTTCTCCACCTTGGCGATGTTCTTGTCCAGGCCCATGTCGGTGAAGTAGGGGAACTCGGTCGGGTAGGCCTTACGGAACGGGTGGTTCTTGTCCAGCATGCGCTGGAAGGTGAAGACCACGTCGTCGGCGTTGAACTCGCGGGTCGGCTTGAAGTAGTCGGTGGTGTGGAACTTCACGCCCGGGCGCAGTTGGAACACGTAGCGCTTGCCGTCTTCGCTGATGTCCCAACTGCTGGCCAGGGTCGGTTCGACCTGGGTGCTGCCGCGCTGGAACTGGGCGAGGCGGTTGAAGAGGGTTTCCGAGGCCGCGTCGAAGTCGGTGCCGGTGGTGTATTGGCCCGGATCGAAGCCGGCGGGGCTACCTTCGGAGCAGAAAACCAGGTTGCTGGCGGCGAGGGTGAAGCCGGAGCCGAGGAGCAGGCCGGCGGCGATCATGGTCTTGAGCTTGGTTTTCTGACGCATGCGAACCTCGTTGTTGTTGTTCTGAGGGCGGCGTATCAGGTGGTCGAAGCCTATGGTGTCCGTTGCACCTGAGCCTGCGGCTTCGTGGGCCGCAGGCTGCCCGTCATTCGCGAGCCGGGAGCCGGATGCTGACAGTCCCGGGCGGGCGATGGCGGCGGAGGGAAAAGGGATGCTTGCACCTGCGCCGGCCGAGGCCGAACTTAAGTGATGCTGAAATTAAGGTCAACTTAAATTCAGTGGTGCTTACATTCGGGAACCGACGAGTCAGGGCGTGGGGTGATCGTCGAACAGGCCCATGGTGGTGACGGTCAGGACCTCGGCCGTCTCAACGCCGGCGTTGGCGAGAAAGTGCGGCTTGGCGGCGTCGAAATGCACCGAATCCCCTGGGCCCAGCGGGTAGTTGCGGCCTTCGATGGTGTAGACGATCTGCCCGGACAGCACGTAGGCGAACTCGGCGCCCTCGTGGGAGATGAGTTCGGATTGGTAACCCACCGGCATGCTCATCTTCACCGCGTTGATCAGGTTGCCGGGGAAGTTGCTGGACAGGCGTTCGTAGGCCAGTGGCTGGCCGCCGATGGTGTAGCGCACGCGTTCGCCCTGGTGGGAGTCGGGCTGGTGCTGGGCGGGCTGGTCGAACAGGCTATTGAGCGGAATCCCCAGGGATTTGGCGATGTTCGCCAGGGATGAGATGGACACGCCAGTGAGGTTGCGCTCCGCCTGGGAGAGGAAACTGGCTGTGAGACCCGATTCGGCGGCGACCTGGTTCAGGGTCTTGTTGGCGGCACGGCGGTAGCGGCGCAAGCGTTCGCCGATCTGTTCTACGGTCATTGGCGTGGCTCTTGTTCTGAAGGGCGCCAGTATAACGGGCGGCGCATTGTAGAAAAGGCTTGTCGCCTTATTGAAATTAAGTGGGACTGAAAAATTGCGTTGACGGCTATTTAAGTGGAGCTTAAATTCGGTGCACTGCAACAGGACTCGGGAGAGCAAGATGACAGTGGGTGTGGGTGGCAAGACTCCGGAGCAGGCGCTGGCCGGCCTGGCGAACATGACCGCGGGCGCGGACCCCATCGGCCTGGCCGAATACCAGGCGCGCATTGCCAAGGCCCAGGGCCTGATGCGTGAGCAGGGTCTCGCGGCCCTCTACCTGAACGCCGGCAGCAATCTGCGCTACTTCACCGGGGTGAAATGGAGTCCGAGCGAGCGCATGGTGGGTGCCGTGCTGCCCGCTCACGGCCCGCTGGCTTATATCGCCCCCGCATTCGAGGAAGGCACTATCTGCGATTTCCGTGAGGTGGACGGGGTTATCCACAGCTGGCAGGAGCACGAGAGCCCCTATCGCCTGTTGCTGGAGATGCTGGCCGGCATGGGCATCGTCGCTGACGCCAGGGTGGGCCTGTGCCCGTCCCTGGCCTTCTTCATGTACGACGGTATCCGCCAACTGGGTTCGGGCTTCGACTTCGTCGATGCCGCTTGCGTGATCAACCCGTGCCGCTTCCACAAGTCCGCCACAGAGCTGGCGCTGATGCAGCGTGCCAAGGACATGACCCTGGAGGTGCACAAGGCCGCCGCGAGCATCCTGCGCGAAGGTATCAGCACCACCGAGGTTGCCGAGTTCATCCACCAGGCGCACCGCAAGGTGGGCGCGCCGGGATCGACTTTCTGCATCGTGCTGTTCGGCGAGGCCAGCGCCTTCCCCCACGGCGTGAAGCACGCGCAGGTGTTGAAGGATGGCGACATGGTGCTGATCGACACCGGCTGCCAGCTCCATGGCTACCAGTCGGACATCACCCGCAGCTATGTGTTCGGCACCCCGAGCGACCGTCAGCGCGCCCTGTGGAATACCGAGAAAGCCGCCCAGCAGGCCGCCTTCGATGCCGCGCGCCTGGGCGAGCCCTGCCAGGTGGTTGATGCCGCTGCCCGCCGCAGCCTGGAAGCCGCCGGCCTCGGCACGGATTACCAGTTGCCCGGCTTGCCTCACCGCACCGGTCACGGCATCGGCATGGATATCCATGAAGGCCCCTACCTGGTGCGCGGTGACGAGACGCCGCTGGCCGAGGGCATGTGCTTCTCCAACGAGCCGATGATCTGCGTGCCAGGGGAGTTCGGTATTCGTCTGGAGGACCACTTCTACATGACCGCCTCCGGGCCGCGCTGGTTTACCCAGCCGAGCCATTCCATCGACGACCCGTTCGGGTTGGAGGCTTGAGGCCTGCTTGGCGAATGAATTAGCCCCTTCAGATCCTACGGAACGACCTTCACCCGTGCGTAATTGTTCGAGCCCATCGGGTTCAACCGGAACCCTTCCACGCCCTTGCGCACGGCGGCGAACTGCTTGGGATGCGCGAGGGGAATCCAGGGAGCCTGCTCGTGGAAGATCGCCAGTGCCTGGCGATAGAGCTCGGCACGGCGGGCCGGTTCGGTCACGGCGCGGGCTTCGCGGATCAGCTCATCGAACGCCTGATTGCACCAGCCGGCCTGGTTCTCGCCTGATTTAGCCGCCGCGCAGGACAGGTTGGGGGTAAGGAAGTTGTCCGGGTCGCCGTTGTCGCCGGCCCAGCCCATGAACACCAGGTCATGTTCTCCGTTCTTGGCGCGCTTGATCAGCTCGCCCCATTCATAGACGCGAATCTCCGCCTTGATGCCAATGGCGGCCAGGTCGGCCTGGAGCATCTGCGCGCCGATGCCCGGGTTGGGATTGGTCGGGCCGCCGCCGGGGCGGGTCCAGATGGTCAGCTTGAAGCCATCCTTGTGCCCGGCTTCGGCCATTAACTGGCGCGCCTTCTCAGGGTCGTGGGGCCATGGGTCGAGCTTGTCGTTGAAGCCCAGCAGCGTCGCGGGGTAGGGCACCACGGCACGGCTGGCATTGCCTTCGCCAAACTGCGCACGCAGATAGGCACGGGTGTCGAAGGCGAGGTTGATGGCCTGGCGCACGCGCACGTCATCCAGTGGCGGATGGCGGGTGTTGATGCCGACATAGGCAACCAGCAGGGAGTCCAGCTCCAGAATCTGCAAGGCCGGGTCCTGGCGCAGGCTGGCGATATCGGTAGGGCGCGGATAGACCGCGATCTGGCAGTCACCGGCCTTGAGCTGTTGCACGCGCACGTTCGGGTCGGGGGTGATGGCGAACAGCAACTTGTCCACAGCCGGTTTGCCTGCCCAGTAATCCGGGTTGGCGCGGAAGCGCACCTGTGCGTCCTTGCGATAGCGCTCGAACACGAAGGGGCCGGTGCCGATCGGCCTGCGGTTGAGCTGCTCCGGCGTGCCGGCCTTGAGCAACTGATTGGCATATTCCGCCGAGTAGATCGAGGTGAAGCCCATGGCCAGGTCGGCCAGGAAGGGCGCTTCGGGGTGTTTCAGGGTAAAGCGCACGCGGTGGTCATCCTGCTTCTCGATGCGATCGATCAGCTGAGCGAAAGCCATGGACTCGGCATAGGGAAAACCGCGCGGGGAGAGCTTGTGCCAGGGGTGGCTGGCGTCTAGTTGGCGCTGGAAGCTCCAGAGCACGTCGTCGGCGTTGAATTCGCGTGTCGGCTTGAAGTCGTCGGTGGCGTGGAACTTCACGCCCTTGCGCAACTGGAACTCGTAGACCAGCCCGTCGGGGCTGATGGTCCAGCGCTCTGCGAGGCCTGGTTGCAGTCGCGTGCTGCCAGGGGCGAAACGTACCAGGCGGTCGAAGACGGTTTCGGCCGAAGCATCGGCCGTGGTGGCGGCGGTGTACTGGACGATATCGAAGCCCTCGGGACTGGCTTCGGTGCAGACCACCAGGGACTGGCCGGCGGCGGCACAGAGGGGAAGGCAGAGGGCGAGGGACGACAGGGTTCGACGCATCGGGCTTCCTTGAAGGTGTAAAGAAAACGGGGCCCGAAGGCCCCGTTTGCCGGCTTATTTGCCGACGCTCACGCCATAGAAGGAGTTGAGCGCGAACGGGCTGATCAGGAAGTCCTGCACGTTCTTGCGCATCGGCTGGTAGACGGTGGAATGCGCGATCGGGGTGATCGGCACGTTGTCCTTGAGGATGTGCTGGGCCTGTTTGTACATCTCGGTACGCTTGGCCTGGTCCGGGGTGGCCTTGGCCTGCTTGATCAGCTTGTCGTAGCTGGCATCGCACCACTTGGAGAAGTTGTTGCCTTCCACGGCGTCGCAGCCGTAGAGGGTGCCCAGCCAGTTGTCCGGATCGCCGTTGTCGCCGCTCCAGCCGATCAGCATGGCGTCATGCTCGCCGGCCTTGGAGCGCTTGATGTACTCGCCCCACTCGTAGGTGACGATTTTGGCCTTGATGCCAACCTTGGCCCAGTCGTTCTGCAGCATTTCGGCCATCAGTTTGGCGTTGGGGTTGTAGGGACGCTGTACCGGCATGGCCCAGAGGGTGATCTCGGTGCCTTCGGCAACGCCGGCGGCTTTCAGCAGTTCCTTGGCCTTTTCCGGGTTGTAGCCGGCGTCCTTGATGGTTTCGTCGTAGGACCACTGGGTCGGCGGCATGCCGTTCACGGCCAGTTGGCCCGCGCCCTGGTAGACGGCGTCGATGATGGCTTTCTTGTTCACCGCCATGTCCAGCGCCTGGCGTACTTCAAGCTTGTCGAACGGTTTGTGGGTGACGTTGTAGGCGATGTAACCGAGGTTGAAGCCCGGCTGCGAGGGCATGTTCAGGTTGCTGTCTTTCTTCAGCGCGTCGAGGTCGGCAGGACGCGGGAAGAGGGTGACCTGGCATTCACCGGCCTTGAGTTTCTGCATGCGTACGGAGGCGTCGGTGTTGATGGCGAAGATCAGGTTGTCGATCTTCACCTCTTCGGGCTTCCAGTAGTCCTTGTTGCCGGCGAAGCGGATCTGCGCGTCTTTCTGGTAGCGCTTGAACACGAACGGGCCGGTGCCGATGGGCTTCTGGTTGATGTCGGCGGCCTTGCCGGCCTTCAGCAACTGGTCGGCGTATTCGGCGGACTGGATGGAGGCGAAGCTCATCGCCAGATTCTGGATGAAGGCCGCATCCACGCCATTGAGGGTGAACTTGACGGTGTTGCCGTCGACCTTCTCCACCTTGGCGATGTTGGCGTCCATGCCCATGTCGGTGAAGTAGGGGAATTCGGTGGGGTACGCCTTGCGGAACGGGTGGTCCTTGTCGAGCATGCGCTGGAAGGTGAAGAGCACGTCGTCGGCGTTGAACTCGCGCGTCGGCTTGAAGTAGTCGGTGGTGTGGAACTTCACGCCCTTGCGCAGGTGGAAGGTGTAGGTCAGGCCATCGGGGGAAACGTCCCACTTCTCGGCCAGGCCCGGAATCACCGCAGTGCCGCCGCGCTCGAACTGGGTCAGGCGGTTGAAGACGGTTTCGGCGGCGGCGTCGAAGTCGGTGCCGGTGGTGTACTGGCCCGGATCGAAGCCGGCGGGACTGCCTTCGGAGCAGAACACCAGGTTGCTTGCAGCGCTGGCGAAGGGAGCGCTGGCGATCAGCCCAGCGGCGACAAGTGCCTGGATGACGGCATTTTTACGCATGTTGACCTCATGTTTATTCTGTTTGTCATTTTGAGGGGCCCTTTGTGGGGGCCTTGCGAGAAGCTATGCAGGGCATATGCCCGACGCAATAGCTGGACCGGAAAGAGTGTAGTCGGCGGAAAAAAGCTGTAAGCGCTTGTCGCAATTCTGCAAATGCAAGCCGCGGGAGGAAGGGGGCGCCGCTTCGAAAGCAGCGGCGCCCGATGCCGGATCAGGGCATCTGCACTTCGATGGTGCCGTCGGCGCTGACGCTGACGCGGCTGGTACCGGCTTCGATCTCGGGCACGGCGGCCGCATCGGCGTAACCTTTGGCGGCCATGGCGCGCATCATGATCGGCTGTGGCGGCTGGAAGCCGGCGCTGTTCAGGTTCAGGTTGACCAGCTTGTAACCCTTGCCGCCGAGGGCGTCGGTGGCCAGTTGGGCGCGGGCCTTGAAGGCATCCACGGCCTGCTTGATCAGGTCGTCTTCATGGGTCTTGCGGGTCTTCTCGGCAATGCTGAAGTTCATTCCCGCCATTTTCAGCTGACCCAGCAGGTCGGCGCTGAGCTGGGACAGGGTGGCGAAGTCGGCGCTTTCCAGGCGTAGCTCGGCGCGCTCGCGCCAGGCGGTGATCTTCTGGCCCTTCTCGTCATACACCGGGTAGCTGTTGCGGCTGCCCAGGCTGACGGTCACGCCCTTGGTGTTGCGGGCCTTGGCCACGGCAGCGTTGAGGGTGCGAGTGATTTCGTCGGCGAGCTTCGCCGGGTCGGCATTCTGCGACTCGCTGTAGAGCGTGACGTACATCAGGTCGTGGGCCACTTCCTGGCTGACTTCGGCACGCACCGCCACCTGGTTGTAGCGGGCATCGTCGGCGGCCTGGGCCGAGAGGCTGCCAAGGCTGGCGGCACAGAGGGCGAGGGCGGCGGCGAGACGGGTGAACGTGGGCATGACGACTCCTTGTGGGACAGGTTGGCGCGCGGGTTGCGCGGTGATTCTCCGTAGTGGACGAGGGTACCCGGCCATTCGGGTTAACAGCGCTGCAAATTGACCAGAAATCGGTACGGATGTTCCATGTAATGCTGGCTTTCTGATGACGTTGTAGGGGCGAATTCATTCGCCAAGCAGACCACAGGTCTGCCCTGCGAGGCCGAAGAGGGGCGACTGCGCCGCCCTTGGCGAATGAATTCTCCCCCACAGTAGTGCCATGCCTGCCGCGAGCACCGATCACTGCGGCGAGTTGCCGCACAGAGGCGGGCCGGGGTACGCCTTGGTTATACTCCGGCGATTCCAGGGAGTACCCATGCTCGAACCCGTCCAGCTACTGTCTGCCAGCCGCCAGAACCTGCTGCGGTTGACCTTGATCCGCATCCTCGTCCTGGCCGCTCAGGCCGGCTCGGTCGGCCTCGCCTACAAGGCCCAGTTACTGGAGTTGCCCTGGCTGGCTCTGAGCCTGACCCTCGGCGTCTCGCTGGTGCTCTGTGTCGGTACGGCGCTGCGCCTGCGTGGGCCCTGGCCGGTGACCGAGCTGGAGTATTCGGTCCAGCTGGGGTTCGACCTGGTTATCCACAGCGTGCTGCTGTACTTCTCCGGGGGCTCCACCAACCCCTTTGTCTCTTATTACCTGGTACCGCTGACCATTGCCGCGGCGACCTTGCCCTGGCTTTACACCATTACCCTGGCGGGTCTGGCGCTGGCGGCGTACACCCTGCTGCTGGTGTTGTTCCATCCGCTGGAAATGCCCACGGGCCAGCGCGAATCGCTGCTGATCTACGGCATGTGGTTGAGCTTCGCCCTGGCGGCGGCGCTGATTACCTTCTTCGTCGCGCGCATGGCCGAGGAGCTGCGTCGTCAGGACCAGTTGCAGGCGGTACGTCGCGAGGAAGGCATGCGCGACCAGCAACTGCTGGCCGTGGCGACCCAGGCCGCCGGTGCCGCCCATGAGCTGGGCACGCCGCTGGCGACCATGAGCGTGCTGCTCAAGGAATTGCGGCAGGAGTACGGTGACAAGCCGGCGCTGCAGGATGATCTGGCCCTACTGCAGCAGCAGGTGATGCTCTGCAAGGACACCTTGCAGCACCTGGTGCGCGCCGCCGAGGCGGATCGTCGCCAGGCCGTGGTGGAGCAGTCGCTGACGGAGTGGCTGGAGGTCGCCCTCAATCGCTGGCACCTGATGCGTCCCGAGGCCACCTACCGTTACCAGTGCCTGGGCCTTGGCGTGGCGCCCCGGCTGAAGCCGCCGGCGGATCTGACCCAGGCGCTGCTGAACCTGCTGAACAACGCGGCCGACGCCTGCCCGGAGAAGCTCGACATCCAAGTCAACTGGGACCACCAGTGGGTCGTCCTGAGCATTCGCGACCACGGCGCAGGCGTGCCCCTGGCCATTGCCGAACAACTGGGCCGGCCCTTCTTCACCACCAAGGGCAAGGGGTTCGGCCTTGGCCTGTTCCTGAGCCAGGCCAGCGTTACCCGTGCCGGCGGTACGGTTAAACTCTATAACCACGAAGAAGGCGGCACCCTGACCGAGCTGCGCCTGCCGCGCGCCTATGGCGTCGCCTGAATGCCTTGACGACGAGGATACGAGATGACTGACGAACCCCTGATCGAAGGCGAAGAACAGCCCCATCTGCTGCTGGTGGATGACGATGCCACCTTTACCCGTGTCATGGCGCGAGCCATGGCGCGCCGCGGTCTGCGGGTGTCGGTCGCCGGCTCCGCGGAAGAAGGCCTGCTGCTGGCCAAGGACGACTTGCCGGATTACGCCGTACTGGACCTGAAGATGGATGGCGATTCCGGCCTGGTGCTGCTGCCCAAGCTGCTGGAACTGGACGCGGAAATGCGCGTGGTGATCCTCACCGGTTATTCGAGCATCGCCACGGCGGTAGAGGCCATCAAGCGCGGCGCCACCAATTACCTGTGCAAACCGGCCGACGCCGACGACGTGCTGACGGCGCTGCTGTCCGAGCATGCCGACTTGGACAGCCTGGTGCCGGAAAACCCCATGTCGGTGGACCGCCTGCAGTGGGAGCACATCCAGCGCGTGCTGGCCGAGCATGAAGGCAATATCTCCGCCACCGCCCGCGCCTTGGGCATGCACCGCCGGACCTTGCAGCGCAAGTTGCAGAAGCGGCCGGTAAGGCGCTGACTCTATTGTGGGAGCGAATTCGTTCACGATTGGTTGGCCCGGTTTTGCGAATGAATTCGCTCCCACAGTTTCTGCGCCGTAGTTGGTATCCTTAGCCACCTAACTATTCCCGCTGCCAAGGTTCACCCATGCTCGCCGTCATCCAGCAGACCCTCAGCATCACCGCTCCGGTGTTCTCCATGCTGTTCCTGGGCGTGGGCCTCAAGCGCCTCGGCTGGATCGACGCGGCCTTCATCAACACCGCTTCATCACTGGTGTTCAAGGGCACCATGCCGACCCTGCTGTTCCTCGGGATCGTCCAGACGGACCTGCGCACGGCGCTGCAACCCGCCTTGATCGGCTACTTCGTCGCGGCGACGCTCGTGTGTTTCCTGATCGGCTGGGGCTGGGCCATCCTGCGTTGTCCGGCGGAGGATCGCGGTATCTATACCCAGGGGGCGTTCCGCGGTAACAACGGCATCGTCGGCCTGGCCCTGGCCACCAGCATGTATGGCGACTACGGCCTGTCGGTGGGCAGTATCCTCGGTGCGGTGGTGATCCTCAGCTACAACACCTTGTCGTCCGTCGTCCTGGCGATCTACAGCCCGGATGCCAAGAGCGATCCGCTGAGCCTGGCCAGGAGCATCATCAGCAACCCGCTGATCCTTGGCGTGCTGGCCGCGGTTCCCGTGGCGTACTGGC comes from the Pseudomonas sp. TCU-HL1 genome and includes:
- a CDS encoding helix-turn-helix domain-containing protein, whose protein sequence is MTVEQIGERLRRYRRAANKTLNQVAAESGLTASFLSQAERNLTGVSISSLANIAKSLGIPLNSLFDQPAQHQPDSHQGERVRYTIGGQPLAYERLSSNFPGNLINAVKMSMPVGYQSELISHEGAEFAYVLSGQIVYTIEGRNYPLGPGDSVHFDAAKPHFLANAGVETAEVLTVTTMGLFDDHPTP
- a CDS encoding M24 family metallopeptidase; the encoded protein is MTVGVGGKTPEQALAGLANMTAGADPIGLAEYQARIAKAQGLMREQGLAALYLNAGSNLRYFTGVKWSPSERMVGAVLPAHGPLAYIAPAFEEGTICDFREVDGVIHSWQEHESPYRLLLEMLAGMGIVADARVGLCPSLAFFMYDGIRQLGSGFDFVDAACVINPCRFHKSATELALMQRAKDMTLEVHKAAASILREGISTTEVAEFIHQAHRKVGAPGSTFCIVLFGEASAFPHGVKHAQVLKDGDMVLIDTGCQLHGYQSDITRSYVFGTPSDRQRALWNTEKAAQQAAFDAARLGEPCQVVDAAARRSLEAAGLGTDYQLPGLPHRTGHGIGMDIHEGPYLVRGDETPLAEGMCFSNEPMICVPGEFGIRLEDHFYMTASGPRWFTQPSHSIDDPFGLEA
- a CDS encoding ABC transporter substrate-binding protein, whose product is MRKNAVIQALVAAGLIASAPFASAASNLVFCSEGSPAGFDPGQYTTGTDFDAAAETVFNRLTQFERGGTAVIPGLAEKWDVSPDGLTYTFHLRKGVKFHTTDYFKPTREFNADDVLFTFQRMLDKDHPFRKAYPTEFPYFTDMGMDANIAKVEKVDGNTVKFTLNGVDAAFIQNLAMSFASIQSAEYADQLLKAGKAADINQKPIGTGPFVFKRYQKDAQIRFAGNKDYWKPEEVKIDNLIFAINTDASVRMQKLKAGECQVTLFPRPADLDALKKDSNLNMPSQPGFNLGYIAYNVTHKPFDKLEVRQALDMAVNKKAIIDAVYQGAGQLAVNGMPPTQWSYDETIKDAGYNPEKAKELLKAAGVAEGTEITLWAMPVQRPYNPNAKLMAEMLQNDWAKVGIKAKIVTYEWGEYIKRSKAGEHDAMLIGWSGDNGDPDNWLGTLYGCDAVEGNNFSKWCDASYDKLIKQAKATPDQAKRTEMYKQAQHILKDNVPITPIAHSTVYQPMRKNVQDFLISPFALNSFYGVSVGK
- a CDS encoding ABC transporter substrate-binding protein, which produces MRRTLSSLALCLPLCAAAGQSLVVCTEASPEGFDIVQYTAATTADASAETVFDRLVRFAPGSTRLQPGLAERWTISPDGLVYEFQLRKGVKFHATDDFKPTREFNADDVLWSFQRQLDASHPWHKLSPRGFPYAESMAFAQLIDRIEKQDDHRVRFTLKHPEAPFLADLAMGFTSIYSAEYANQLLKAGTPEQLNRRPIGTGPFVFERYRKDAQVRFRANPDYWAGKPAVDKLLFAITPDPNVRVQQLKAGDCQIAVYPRPTDIASLRQDPALQILELDSLLVAYVGINTRHPPLDDVRVRQAINLAFDTRAYLRAQFGEGNASRAVVPYPATLLGFNDKLDPWPHDPEKARQLMAEAGHKDGFKLTIWTRPGGGPTNPNPGIGAQMLQADLAAIGIKAEIRVYEWGELIKRAKNGEHDLVFMGWAGDNGDPDNFLTPNLSCAAAKSGENQAGWCNQAFDELIREARAVTEPARRAELYRQALAIFHEQAPWIPLAHPKQFAAVRKGVEGFRLNPMGSNNYARVKVVP
- a CDS encoding ABC transporter permease subunit, which gives rise to MLSFIARRLGLLIPTFFGVTLLTFALIRLIPGDPVEVMMGERRVDPEMHAQAMERLGLNKPLPEQYLDYIGKLAQGDLGESLRTREGVWHEFLTLFPATLELAIAALIFAGTLGVLAGVIAALKRGSLFDHGVMGISLAGYSMPIFWWGLLLIMFFSVGLGWTPVSGRIDLLYDIEPKTGFMLIDTLLSEEEGAFVDALRHLILPAIVLGTIPLAVIARMTRSAMLEVLREDYVRTARAKGLSPARVVFVHGLRNALIPVLTVFGLQVGTLLAGAVLTETIFSWPGIGKWLIEAIGARDYPVVQNGILLIACLVILVNFVVDILYGLVNPRIRHQR
- a CDS encoding response regulator transcription factor — protein: MTDEPLIEGEEQPHLLLVDDDATFTRVMARAMARRGLRVSVAGSAEEGLLLAKDDLPDYAVLDLKMDGDSGLVLLPKLLELDAEMRVVILTGYSSIATAVEAIKRGATNYLCKPADADDVLTALLSEHADLDSLVPENPMSVDRLQWEHIQRVLAEHEGNISATARALGMHRRTLQRKLQKRPVRR
- a CDS encoding SIMPL domain-containing protein (The SIMPL domain is named for its presence in mouse protein SIMPL (signalling molecule that associates with mouse pelle-like kinase). Bacterial member BP26, from Brucella, was shown to assemble into a channel-like structure, while YggE from E. coli has been associated with resistance to oxidative stress.): MPTFTRLAAALALCAASLGSLSAQAADDARYNQVAVRAEVSQEVAHDLMYVTLYSESQNADPAKLADEITRTLNAAVAKARNTKGVTVSLGSRNSYPVYDEKGQKITAWRERAELRLESADFATLSQLSADLLGQLKMAGMNFSIAEKTRKTHEDDLIKQAVDAFKARAQLATDALGGKGYKLVNLNLNSAGFQPPQPIMMRAMAAKGYADAAAVPEIEAGTSRVSVSADGTIEVQMP
- a CDS encoding ABC transporter substrate-binding protein; protein product: MIAAGLLLGSGFTLAASNLVFCSEGSPAGFDPGQYTTGTDFDAASETLFNRLAQFQRGSTQVEPTLASSWDISEDGKRYVFQLRPGVKFHTTDYFKPTREFNADDVVFTFQRMLDKNHPFRKAYPTEFPYFTDMGLDKNIAKVEKVDDMTVAFTLNEVDAAFIQNLAMNFAAVQSAEYADQLLKAGKAADINQKPIGTGPFMLKRYQKDAQIRFTGNKDYWKPEDVKIDNLIFAINTDASVRTQKLKAGECQVTLNPRPADIEALKKDPNLQVPSEPGFNLGYIAYNVTRTPFDKLEVRQALDMAVNKQAIIDAVYQGAGQLAVNGMPPTQWSYDETIKDRDFNPEKARELLKAAGVKEGTEITLWAMPVQRPYNPNAKLMAEMLQADWAKVGIKARIVSYEWGEYIKRAHAGEHDAMLIGWTGDNGDPDNWLGTLYGCDSVDGNNFSKWCDAGYDKLVKAAKATSDVEKRTELYKQAQHVLQQQVPITPIAHSTVYQPMRASVKDFLISPFGRNSFYGVSNGR
- a CDS encoding ATP-binding protein yields the protein MLEPVQLLSASRQNLLRLTLIRILVLAAQAGSVGLAYKAQLLELPWLALSLTLGVSLVLCVGTALRLRGPWPVTELEYSVQLGFDLVIHSVLLYFSGGSTNPFVSYYLVPLTIAAATLPWLYTITLAGLALAAYTLLLVLFHPLEMPTGQRESLLIYGMWLSFALAAALITFFVARMAEELRRQDQLQAVRREEGMRDQQLLAVATQAAGAAHELGTPLATMSVLLKELRQEYGDKPALQDDLALLQQQVMLCKDTLQHLVRAAEADRRQAVVEQSLTEWLEVALNRWHLMRPEATYRYQCLGLGVAPRLKPPADLTQALLNLLNNAADACPEKLDIQVNWDHQWVVLSIRDHGAGVPLAIAEQLGRPFFTTKGKGFGLGLFLSQASVTRAGGTVKLYNHEEGGTLTELRLPRAYGVA